The Campylobacter sp. genome contains the following window.
CGCTAATTTTGGTCGTGATCTACGGATACGCGATGCGAATGGACATAAAGCCCGTCAAGGTGGGCTTCGTAAGCGATCTGGGTTCCAAAATCGAGCGGGATCTACTCGGCGGATTTTTGGGCTCAAAATACCTACAAACCCGCGTTTACACGGACTTAGAGAGCGCGAGGAGAGATTTTAAGGCGCACGAGATCGAGAGTATTTTGTATTTTGATCCGCGCTTTGCGGCGAAATTTCAAAGCACTTTGGGCGGACTCGGCGGCGCGGGCGGCGGCGTAAATTTAAACCTATCTATCGACGAAAGCTCCTTCGCGGGCGGCGCAAGCGATATCCGAAATACTAGCGGCGGCGAAAATGTCCGTCCGCTTGAGGACAGAGGCGCGGACACCGGCATGAAAAGCGGCATAAACACCTCCGCGGGCGGCGCAAGCGCAAGCGGAGATATTTCGCACCGCAACGGCGCGGAAGCGGGCGACAACGCAAATTCTTTTGGCGGCGGCAGTGGAGTAGATTCCGGCGACAGCGCAAGCGACATAGGCGTAGATCAAGGCGGCGTAAATTTAATCGGCGGGGTGGGCGATACGAATGCTGGTTTTATCGACGGCGCAGGCGATATCGGAAATACGGGCGGCGGCATCAATGCAAACCCTTCCGCTAACGGCGCTCGCAGCGCAGGCGGCGCTGCAAATAACGGCGGCGGCGCGGGCGGTGCAGGCGGCGCGAGCGGCTCGAATAAAGACGGCGCCGAGATTTTCCTTATCCAAAACGCCACGCAGTCGCAGCTCGCGCTTCTTAGCTATGTTTACGTAGCAGGCGTGATCGAGCAGGTTTTGGCGCAAGATTACGGCTTTTTGAACGCAAATTTAAACGCTGCCGCAAGACCCGTCAGCGTGAATTATCGCAGCTGGTTCAACGAAGCCAACGAATCGACGTGGTATCTCGTATCCGCCGAGTACGTGGGGATTTTGGGGCTCATCTGCCTATTTATGGTCGCGGTCGTGATCTCGCGCGAATGGGACCGCGGCACGATCGCCTCGCTTTACAACTCCAACGCAAGCGCGCTTGAGATCGTCACTGCCAAGGTCGGCGCGTATTATTTCCTAGCGCTTTTGGGCGGCGCGATGACGCTCGTTTACGGGCAGACGCTTTTAGGTATCCCGATCCGCGGTAGCGTGGCGATGCTGCTGGCGACGCTGTGCGTCTTCGTGCTGGAGATGACCTGCCTAGGCATGCTGATCTCGGCGATCTGCAAAAATCAATTCCTAGCGCAGGAATACGCCATCGTCATCGGCTATATGCCCGTGACGCTGCTTAGCGGCATGATATTTGATCTGCGCGGACTGCCCGCGGCGGTCAACTTCATCGGGCACCTGCTACCGCCTACATACGCAGTCGAGTCCTTTCGCATCTGCTTCCTATCGGGCGGACAGAGCGCGACGCTGTGGGTAAACCTCGCCATTCAGGCGCTCGGAGCGGTTTTGTTTTTCAGCTTGTGCGTACTTAGCGTAAAAAGGGGCGCACGATGAAATTTTTATTTTTGCTTTACGCTTGTGCGGAGAAATTTCGTGCCGCAAAAATCGACGCAATTAACGTTTCGCTTTCGCCCAAGGCATCGATGGCGGAATTTCACGCCGCCAAAAGAGAGGACGCGATGAAATTTTTAGAATTTCTAGACGCGAGGAGCTTTGGCTTGCGGGCGGCGGAGCGTAGATTTGAAATTTTAAAATTTCTTAACGCGAGGCATTTTGGCTCACATAAACAGGCGGCAGGGCGTAGATCTGAAATTTTAAAATTTACCGCCGCGAGAAGCTTTGGCTTGCGGACGACGACGACGGGGTTTTTAAATTTAACACCCGCGCCACCGCGCAATGAATTTAAAATTTTAAAATTTACGCCCGAACCGCTGCGCAATCGGTTTGGAATTTTAAAGTTTACGCGCACTTCGGCGCGTCTTGCGGACACAGCGCAAAATTTTATATCGCAGCGTGGATTTAAAATTTTAAAGCTTGTTTGCGAGCCGCTACGTGCTCCGCGTCGTATTTTGCCGAGAGCAGATAAAGCCGAAGCGTGGCACGGATGCGACATAGCAGAAAAACGGCGCGCGGTTAAGTTTAATCATGCGGGCGGATATTTGAATTTTATGCGGTGCCGCATAGTGCGACTTTATGGCGCAGCTGCACGGCACGGCTACGAAGTAGGGCGCGCAGAAAAGCTTAGCAAATTTGACCTCGCGGGCACGCTTTTAAATTTTAAATCGCGCTTTACGATGCAGCTTTGCAGCGCGGTTACACGGCGTAACTACGAAGCGTGGCGTAGCGAAATTTACGCCGTTTGCTTGCATAAGTACCCCGCTTTGATTCGAGCCGCAAGCGGTAAAATTTCGCACTATGAAGTAGGGCAAGCGACGAACGCTTCGCTTTCACGGGGAGTGCAAAGAATGAAATTTTATGCTCTGAATAGGCATGCGATAAAATTTTTAAAATTTCTCGGTGCGAGCTGTTTTGGCTCGCAAACGGCGGCGTGGTTTTTAAAATTTAAACCCGAGGTGCCGCGCAATGAATTTAAAATTTTAAAATTTACGCCCGAACCGCTGCGCAATCGGTTTGGAATTTTAAAATTTACGCCCGAGCTGCGCAAATTTAAACCCGCGTCCGCGGTGCGTTTAAATTTTGCTTTAAATTCCGTGCCGCGAGCTCGCGCCGCTAAATTTGAAAATGGCGTTAAATTTAAAGGCGCCGCTAAATTTGAAAGGAGTGCGCGATGAACGCTCTGCGAAAATCCCTGCTTCGAATTCGCGCGCTGATAAAAAAGGAATTTTTGGCGATGTTTCGCGACAAGGG
Protein-coding sequences here:
- a CDS encoding ABC transporter permease, which translates into the protein MNFTFLKILVKKEFAQIAKDRSALVIAFLMPLILVVIYGYAMRMDIKPVKVGFVSDLGSKIERDLLGGFLGSKYLQTRVYTDLESARRDFKAHEIESILYFDPRFAAKFQSTLGGLGGAGGGVNLNLSIDESSFAGGASDIRNTSGGENVRPLEDRGADTGMKSGINTSAGGASASGDISHRNGAEAGDNANSFGGGSGVDSGDSASDIGVDQGGVNLIGGVGDTNAGFIDGAGDIGNTGGGINANPSANGARSAGGAANNGGGAGGAGGASGSNKDGAEIFLIQNATQSQLALLSYVYVAGVIEQVLAQDYGFLNANLNAAARPVSVNYRSWFNEANESTWYLVSAEYVGILGLICLFMVAVVISREWDRGTIASLYNSNASALEIVTAKVGAYYFLALLGGAMTLVYGQTLLGIPIRGSVAMLLATLCVFVLEMTCLGMLISAICKNQFLAQEYAIVIGYMPVTLLSGMIFDLRGLPAAVNFIGHLLPPTYAVESFRICFLSGGQSATLWVNLAIQALGAVLFFSLCVLSVKRGAR